One genomic window of Hydrogenispora ethanolica includes the following:
- a CDS encoding energy transducer TonB — MFGRCLTGSLVLHLALLAGLIYWLPRELPAVIEPHYFELSADPGPAEVTAGPPPRLGSGGARGRGDAAPGGGHGPAGSQRGPQPEGSRPGRPKAAAAAAPAKPAGTFRPVTNAPQAAAATVPEKPAGETAMAQAVPEQPVATPLPSKPKAPAHPAAEPPAASPEAKPKPAPKNAAALMEAAAPAAAPAAAIHEPAQPLSVPQAPEAVGPAVAAAPSSSAPTKSGLAAPPQAVGGGTPAAHIAPGAQGGTTAKNGSGPSGAADGHSQGGAGTAGGLGRGAGTGNGTGSGLGGSGSGSGSGSGGGGGASGSPGGVPGGSGTGTGAAGTPDRPPAQRSGPVTPLYPEAARRRGWHGLVIIKAMILRNGSVGETAVVQSTGHDLLDKAAIQAVRQRKYHPALKDGRPVDCYVMIKIRFELEE; from the coding sequence ATGTTTGGAAGATGTCTGACAGGTTCATTGGTTTTACATCTGGCCCTACTGGCGGGACTGATCTACTGGCTGCCCCGGGAATTGCCGGCGGTGATCGAACCCCATTATTTTGAGTTGAGCGCTGACCCCGGTCCGGCGGAAGTCACGGCGGGGCCGCCGCCCCGGCTCGGTTCCGGGGGTGCGCGAGGCAGAGGGGATGCCGCTCCGGGCGGCGGTCATGGACCGGCCGGTTCGCAACGCGGTCCGCAACCGGAAGGATCCCGCCCCGGCCGACCCAAGGCCGCGGCAGCCGCCGCGCCGGCGAAACCGGCTGGAACCTTCCGGCCGGTGACGAACGCTCCGCAGGCGGCAGCGGCAACCGTCCCGGAAAAACCCGCGGGCGAGACGGCGATGGCTCAGGCCGTTCCGGAGCAGCCGGTAGCGACCCCGCTCCCGTCCAAACCGAAGGCGCCCGCTCATCCGGCAGCCGAACCACCGGCCGCTTCGCCGGAGGCAAAGCCGAAGCCGGCTCCGAAAAACGCTGCGGCCTTGATGGAAGCGGCAGCACCCGCCGCTGCTCCTGCGGCCGCCATTCATGAACCGGCACAGCCTCTTTCGGTCCCGCAGGCTCCGGAAGCCGTCGGACCGGCGGTAGCCGCGGCACCGTCCTCGAGCGCTCCAACCAAATCCGGCCTTGCCGCGCCTCCGCAAGCTGTGGGGGGCGGAACGCCGGCAGCCCATATCGCTCCCGGAGCGCAGGGCGGAACAACCGCCAAAAACGGATCCGGTCCGTCCGGGGCTGCGGACGGTCATTCCCAGGGCGGGGCGGGGACAGCCGGCGGCTTGGGACGAGGCGCCGGGACGGGTAACGGTACCGGAAGCGGTTTAGGAGGTTCCGGTTCGGGCAGCGGCTCCGGTTCCGGAGGAGGCGGAGGTGCGTCCGGAAGTCCGGGAGGAGTGCCGGGTGGATCGGGGACGGGAACCGGCGCCGCCGGGACGCCGGACCGTCCCCCGGCGCAACGCAGCGGGCCGGTGACGCCGCTCTATCCCGAGGCAGCCCGGCGGCGGGGCTGGCATGGACTGGTGATCATCAAAGCCATGATCCTGCGGAATGGTTCCGTCGGCGAGACCGCGGTCGTCCAATCCACCGGCCATGATCTGCTGGACAAGGCCGCTATCCAGGCGGTCCGCCAGCGCAAGTATCACCCGGCGCTCAAAGACGGCCGGCCGGTTGACTGTTATGTGATGATAAAAATCCGATTCGAGCTGGAGGAGTAA
- a CDS encoding ExbD/TolR family protein, with protein sequence MSKPRSIELKPLPPPRLEILNFIDILITLIAFFMMTSIFVENNRQFGVNLPQVRQGDPASAVSSRLVLEIGRNGRIYWNGRPVNRGGLRTLLGSQPGATVVVVKADRDCRYQLVVDLLDLARSAGLSRIALEARAAE encoded by the coding sequence ATGAGTAAGCCGAGGTCGATCGAGCTAAAGCCGTTGCCCCCGCCGCGGCTGGAGATTCTGAATTTTATCGACATTCTGATCACCCTGATCGCCTTTTTCATGATGACCTCGATCTTCGTGGAGAACAACCGCCAGTTCGGGGTGAATCTGCCGCAGGTCCGCCAAGGCGATCCGGCCAGCGCGGTTTCGTCGCGGTTGGTCCTGGAGATCGGCCGCAACGGGCGGATCTACTGGAACGGCCGCCCGGTCAACCGGGGCGGGCTCCGGACGCTGTTGGGGTCGCAGCCCGGGGCGACCGTGGTGGTGGTCAAAGCCGACCGCGACTGCCGCTACCAACTAGTGGTTGACCTATTGGACCTGGCCAGGTCGGCCGGTCTCAGCCGGATCGCGCTGGAGGCCCGGGCCGCCGAATAG
- a CDS encoding multicopper oxidase family protein, producing MTALRKFIDPLPLVPTLKPKYKDEDGTHYDVRMRQVLHQFHSELKEATVWGYEGIYPGPVIEVQKNEPVWIKWLNELPEKHFLPVDKTLHGVGDAPEVRTVVHLHGARVEDDSDGYPEAWYTRGFAQRGPFFTRRTYFYPNQQRACTLWYHDHALGITRLNVYAGLAGFYLIRDKSECVLGLPEGPYEIPLLIQDRSFNPDGSLFYPSQPAPPLGPVPGVNPSITPGFLGDTIVVNGKVWPYLEVEPRKYRFRVLNGSNDRFYRLSLSSGQPMHQIGTDGGLLEYPVDVYQLIMAPAERVDLIIDFSKHQGKEIVMLNDAANPFPNGAPVDPETTGQVMMFKVTKPLSCKDHSVIPDYLYPLPYPQPKRAKVQRYLPLVVTRDQYGRLLFELDGKMWHDPVTEKPRLGEYEIWNIINPGLGAHPIHLHLIEFQILERQPFDIAIYNQTGQLKYTGPAVPPDLNEQGLKDMARANPGMVTRFLVRFEPYTGRYVWHCHILEHEDYDMMRPLQVVDRDYPESPVQPPTPFVPPDPGGHIDH from the coding sequence ATGACAGCGCTTCGAAAATTCATTGACCCGCTTCCACTGGTTCCAACCCTCAAGCCGAAATACAAGGATGAAGACGGAACCCATTACGATGTCCGCATGCGGCAAGTGCTGCACCAGTTTCATTCGGAGCTGAAAGAGGCGACCGTCTGGGGTTATGAAGGAATCTATCCCGGTCCGGTCATCGAGGTCCAAAAGAACGAGCCGGTCTGGATCAAATGGCTGAACGAGCTCCCGGAGAAACATTTTCTACCGGTGGATAAAACGCTGCACGGCGTCGGGGACGCGCCGGAAGTCCGCACCGTGGTGCACCTGCACGGCGCCCGGGTGGAGGATGACAGCGACGGTTATCCCGAGGCCTGGTATACCCGGGGCTTCGCCCAGCGGGGGCCTTTCTTCACCCGCCGGACCTACTTTTACCCCAATCAACAGCGGGCGTGCACGCTCTGGTATCACGACCACGCCCTGGGCATCACCAGACTAAATGTCTATGCCGGACTGGCCGGCTTCTATCTGATCCGGGATAAGTCCGAATGCGTGTTGGGTTTGCCGGAAGGCCCCTATGAGATTCCGCTGCTGATCCAGGACCGTTCGTTCAATCCCGACGGGTCGCTCTTTTATCCCAGCCAGCCGGCGCCGCCGCTCGGCCCGGTTCCCGGGGTCAATCCCTCGATCACCCCGGGGTTCCTGGGCGATACCATCGTGGTGAACGGCAAAGTCTGGCCCTATCTGGAAGTGGAACCGCGCAAATACCGTTTCCGCGTCCTGAACGGTTCCAATGACCGGTTTTACCGGCTGAGCCTGAGTTCCGGCCAGCCGATGCACCAGATCGGCACCGACGGCGGCCTGCTGGAATACCCCGTCGATGTCTACCAGTTGATTATGGCCCCGGCGGAACGGGTCGACCTGATTATCGATTTCTCAAAACATCAGGGAAAAGAGATCGTGATGCTGAATGACGCCGCCAATCCTTTCCCGAACGGGGCTCCCGTCGATCCCGAGACCACCGGCCAGGTCATGATGTTCAAGGTGACCAAGCCCTTATCCTGCAAGGATCACAGCGTAATACCGGACTATCTCTATCCGCTCCCCTATCCCCAGCCAAAACGGGCTAAAGTGCAACGGTATCTCCCCTTGGTGGTGACCCGGGATCAATACGGCCGGCTCCTTTTCGAGCTGGATGGCAAGATGTGGCACGACCCGGTGACCGAAAAGCCGCGGCTGGGCGAGTATGAGATCTGGAACATTATCAACCCCGGACTGGGCGCGCATCCGATTCACCTTCACTTGATCGAGTTTCAGATCCTGGAACGTCAGCCTTTCGATATCGCAATCTACAATCAGACCGGCCAGCTCAAATATACCGGCCCGGCGGTCCCGCCCGATCTCAATGAACAGGGCTTGAAGGATATGGCCCGCGCCAATCCGGGCATGGTCACTCGTTTCCTGGTCCGTTTCGAGCCCTACACCGGCCGGTACGTCTGGCACTGCCACATCCTGGAGCACGAGGATTACGACATGATGCGGCCACTCCAGGTGGTGGACCGCGACTATCCGGAGTCTCCGGTTCAGCCCCCGACGCCTTTCGTCCCCCCTGATCCCGGAGGTCATATCGACCATTAG
- a CDS encoding Gfo/Idh/MocA family protein, with the protein MIRFGVIGSSWITTEFIRAAALSGELACNAVYSRTAERAAAFAAQHGVAHTFTDLEEMARSNTIDAVYIASPNASHAGQAILMMDHGKHVLCEKPLAANGDEVRAMIAAARRNRVVLMEALKTTLLPNFAAIRDNLPKIGRIRRFLAIKCQYSSSYDRYQRGEATNTFNPLLANGSLMDIGVYCIYPIIALFGKPDRIRANAVMLDSGIDGEGSLCLQYRDFEALAVHSKISDSALPSEIQGEAGSIVIDQISVPQKVTLRYRDGSVVDLSRPQAVESMLYEAGEFSALIQSGRLESAVNTHELAGAVMAVMDEARRQFGLRFPTDRIE; encoded by the coding sequence ATGATTCGTTTTGGCGTCATCGGCAGCAGCTGGATTACGACGGAGTTTATCCGGGCGGCCGCGTTGAGCGGCGAGTTGGCCTGCAACGCAGTGTATTCCCGGACCGCCGAACGGGCCGCCGCCTTCGCCGCCCAGCACGGAGTGGCCCATACCTTTACCGATCTGGAGGAAATGGCGCGGAGCAATACCATCGACGCGGTCTATATCGCCAGTCCCAATGCCAGCCATGCCGGGCAGGCCATCCTGATGATGGACCACGGCAAACACGTCTTGTGCGAAAAACCGCTCGCCGCCAACGGAGACGAGGTCCGGGCCATGATCGCGGCGGCCCGCCGCAACCGGGTCGTGCTGATGGAGGCGCTCAAAACCACGCTGCTGCCGAACTTTGCCGCGATCCGCGACAACTTGCCGAAGATCGGCCGGATCCGGCGGTTCCTGGCCATCAAGTGCCAGTATTCCTCCAGCTATGACCGCTACCAGCGGGGCGAGGCCACCAATACCTTCAATCCGCTGCTGGCCAATGGCTCCTTGATGGATATCGGCGTGTACTGCATCTATCCCATCATCGCCCTCTTCGGCAAGCCGGACCGGATCCGGGCCAATGCGGTGATGCTGGATTCGGGGATCGACGGCGAGGGTAGCCTTTGCCTGCAGTACCGGGACTTCGAAGCGCTGGCCGTTCATTCGAAGATCAGCGATAGCGCGCTGCCCAGCGAGATCCAGGGCGAAGCGGGCAGCATCGTCATAGACCAGATATCGGTCCCCCAAAAGGTAACCCTCCGCTACCGCGACGGCTCGGTCGTCGATCTCTCCCGGCCGCAAGCCGTCGAATCCATGCTCTACGAGGCCGGGGAGTTCAGCGCCTTGATCCAAAGCGGCCGGCTGGAATCGGCGGTCAACACCCATGAGCTGGCCGGCGCGGTCATGGCAGTGATGGACGAAGCGCGGCGCCAATTCGGACTGCGTTTTCCGACGGACCGGATAGAATAG
- the hcp gene encoding hydroxylamine reductase: protein MSTMFCFQCEQTAGGKGCTKAGVCGKSADVALQQDELTAALVELARAAQGKKSSPRVDELVLQGLFATVTNVNFDGARINEWIQKIRTEIIAFGGAAPFDAAALWQGDPDTVSLRSTLLLGLRGMAAYAWHAYTLGKTDDEVTAWFYKGLNAVGADHSAGEWLELLLEFGRVNLKCMALLDEANTSAYGHPTPAEVPTNVAPGPFIVISGHDLYDLKQLLEQTEGRGVNIYTHGEMLPAHAYPELRKYAHLKGNFGTAWQNQQKEFDGVPAAFLFTTNCLMPPKASYADRVFTTAVVGYPELQHIPDEDGRKDFSPVIEKALELGGWTETRHFTGINGGSRLLTGFARQTVLGAAGQVIDAVKAGAIKHFFLVGGCDGARPGRNYYTEFVQKAPQDTIILTLACGKYRFNDLDLGTIGGLPRLMDMGQCNDAYSAIQVALALADAFQCGVNDLPLTLVLSWYEQKAVCILLTLLALGVKNIYLGPTLPAFISSNVLNILVEQFGIKPISTPEADLQAILG, encoded by the coding sequence ATGAGTACGATGTTTTGTTTCCAGTGTGAACAGACCGCCGGCGGCAAAGGCTGCACCAAGGCGGGAGTCTGCGGCAAGTCGGCCGATGTGGCGTTGCAGCAGGATGAATTGACCGCCGCCCTGGTGGAACTGGCCCGGGCCGCGCAAGGCAAAAAGTCTAGCCCCCGAGTCGATGAACTGGTGCTGCAGGGCTTATTCGCCACCGTCACCAATGTCAACTTCGACGGCGCGCGGATTAACGAGTGGATCCAAAAGATCAGGACTGAAATCATTGCTTTCGGCGGGGCGGCGCCTTTTGACGCGGCCGCGCTTTGGCAGGGCGATCCCGATACCGTTTCGCTCCGTTCCACCTTGCTGTTGGGGCTGCGGGGCATGGCGGCCTACGCCTGGCACGCCTATACGCTGGGCAAGACAGACGACGAGGTGACCGCCTGGTTCTATAAAGGATTGAACGCCGTCGGCGCCGATCATTCCGCCGGCGAATGGCTGGAACTGCTGCTGGAATTCGGCCGGGTCAACCTCAAATGCATGGCTTTGCTGGATGAGGCCAACACTTCGGCCTATGGCCATCCGACTCCCGCCGAGGTTCCGACGAACGTGGCGCCGGGACCGTTCATCGTCATCTCCGGCCATGACCTGTATGATCTGAAACAACTGTTGGAGCAGACCGAAGGCCGGGGCGTCAATATTTACACCCACGGCGAGATGCTGCCGGCCCACGCCTATCCGGAACTGCGGAAATACGCCCATCTCAAAGGCAACTTCGGCACCGCCTGGCAGAACCAGCAAAAAGAGTTCGACGGCGTTCCGGCGGCGTTCCTTTTCACCACCAACTGCCTGATGCCGCCGAAAGCCTCCTATGCCGACCGGGTCTTCACCACGGCGGTGGTTGGCTATCCGGAACTGCAACACATTCCCGATGAGGATGGCCGGAAAGATTTCAGCCCGGTGATTGAGAAAGCTTTGGAGCTGGGCGGCTGGACCGAGACCCGGCACTTCACCGGCATTAACGGCGGTTCGCGGCTGCTGACCGGATTCGCCCGCCAGACCGTGCTCGGCGCGGCCGGCCAGGTGATCGACGCGGTCAAGGCCGGAGCCATCAAGCATTTCTTCCTGGTCGGCGGTTGCGACGGCGCGCGTCCGGGCCGGAACTACTATACCGAATTCGTCCAAAAGGCCCCGCAAGACACGATCATTCTCACCCTGGCCTGCGGCAAATACCGTTTCAACGACCTGGACCTCGGCACCATCGGCGGCCTGCCCCGGCTGATGGATATGGGCCAATGCAACGACGCCTATTCCGCGATCCAGGTGGCGCTGGCCCTGGCCGACGCCTTCCAGTGCGGCGTGAACGATCTGCCGCTGACCCTGGTGCTCTCCTGGTATGAGCAGAAAGCGGTCTGCATCCTGCTGACCCTGCTGGCCCTGGGGGTCAAGAACATCTACCTCGGGCCGACGCTGCCGGCTTTCATCTCATCCAACGTCCTGAATATCCTGGTGGAACAGTTCGGCATCAAGCCGATCTCCACTCCCGAAGCGGATCTCCAGGCCATCCTGGGCTGA
- a CDS encoding TonB-dependent receptor plug domain-containing protein has product MKAPSALAGLILVTVAVLGLAADAAAEPAVFEEEEVVVTAKSVKTPVPQTLGFTEIITQQDIQEAGATQDSLAGALAANGQPVDENGANGPAALQLDGAPAGQTQVMVNGVAAQGGFSGQADLSAFPAIGVERIEIAHGPLSAMNGANALGGVVNVVTDLTGATRNRVALTEGAFQTGRFNLAMTRDDWGIAAGVSHSDGDRSRSGATGRYLLGQYDFLQEDDQYLRLYLQAFNKTAEDPGPESAPKARAEQSDANYALQLNGKRPWAGGDWEYKLYSQRWETEYDDPDAFRHDRYHSTVFGADAAGGYAWGGHEVQSGVSLKRTLFDIANTVYDGERTQEDWALFAQDTYSLNDRLWLVGGLRQEWSSDFDSPLLPRLGLVQTVNPDLTVKYGYGKAFRAPAPRELYGEGSWAVGNPALRPEDGERFDLSAEYRQGGSEWQINLFRTRLKDGISWVPVNPADLSAGYTWRNFAKGRADGVTVGWKRTWRQWITGRVDYHWLDRQDQGTDGVYRSNNFFGRHQLVLDLTLSQPRYDYGFSWRFVADRTSDGVELPDYDLIDLNFRYRFNPRLTLGVGCTNLTDRRYAIQKDYPMPGRSIQVTMEYFF; this is encoded by the coding sequence GTGAAAGCACCATCTGCATTGGCAGGCTTGATCCTCGTGACCGTGGCTGTGCTCGGGTTGGCGGCTGACGCCGCGGCGGAGCCCGCGGTCTTTGAGGAAGAAGAGGTCGTGGTCACCGCGAAAAGCGTCAAGACGCCGGTCCCGCAAACCTTGGGATTCACGGAGATCATTACCCAGCAGGATATTCAGGAAGCCGGCGCCACCCAGGACAGTCTGGCCGGAGCGCTCGCCGCCAACGGCCAGCCGGTGGACGAAAATGGCGCCAACGGCCCGGCGGCGCTGCAGTTGGACGGCGCTCCCGCCGGCCAGACCCAGGTGATGGTGAACGGAGTCGCCGCCCAGGGCGGTTTCTCCGGCCAAGCCGATCTGAGCGCGTTTCCCGCCATCGGGGTGGAACGGATCGAGATCGCCCATGGACCGCTGTCCGCTATGAACGGCGCTAACGCGCTGGGCGGAGTGGTCAATGTCGTCACCGATCTGACCGGCGCGACCCGGAATCGGGTGGCGCTGACCGAAGGGGCTTTTCAGACGGGCCGGTTCAATCTGGCAATGACCCGGGATGATTGGGGCATTGCCGCCGGCGTGTCTCACTCCGATGGCGACCGGAGCCGCTCCGGCGCGACCGGCCGTTATTTGCTGGGCCAATACGACTTCCTCCAGGAGGACGACCAGTACCTCCGCCTCTATCTCCAGGCTTTCAATAAAACAGCCGAGGATCCGGGCCCCGAATCGGCCCCCAAGGCCCGCGCCGAGCAGTCCGACGCCAATTACGCGCTGCAATTGAACGGCAAGCGCCCGTGGGCCGGCGGAGACTGGGAGTACAAGCTCTACAGCCAACGTTGGGAAACCGAGTATGACGACCCCGACGCCTTCCGCCACGATCGCTACCATTCCACCGTTTTCGGCGCTGACGCGGCCGGCGGTTACGCCTGGGGCGGCCATGAAGTCCAGAGCGGCGTCTCGCTGAAACGGACGCTCTTCGACATTGCCAACACGGTCTACGACGGCGAGCGTACTCAAGAGGACTGGGCGCTCTTTGCCCAGGACACTTATAGCCTGAACGATCGGCTTTGGCTGGTGGGCGGGTTGCGCCAGGAGTGGAGCAGCGACTTTGACTCACCGCTGCTGCCGCGGCTCGGATTGGTCCAAACGGTGAATCCCGACCTGACCGTCAAATACGGTTACGGCAAAGCCTTCCGCGCGCCCGCGCCCCGCGAACTCTATGGCGAGGGCTCCTGGGCGGTCGGCAATCCGGCGCTCCGGCCGGAGGACGGCGAACGTTTCGACCTCAGCGCCGAATACCGTCAGGGGGGTTCGGAGTGGCAGATCAATCTGTTCCGGACCCGGCTGAAGGATGGCATTTCGTGGGTCCCGGTCAATCCGGCGGATCTCTCGGCCGGCTATACCTGGCGGAATTTTGCCAAGGGCCGCGCCGACGGCGTCACCGTCGGCTGGAAGCGTACCTGGCGCCAGTGGATCACCGGCCGGGTCGACTATCACTGGCTGGACCGTCAGGACCAGGGAACGGACGGCGTTTACCGCAGCAATAATTTCTTCGGCCGGCATCAGCTGGTCCTGGATCTGACCTTGAGCCAGCCGCGCTATGACTACGGCTTTTCCTGGCGCTTCGTGGCCGACCGGACTTCGGACGGAGTCGAACTGCCGGACTACGACTTGATCGATCTGAATTTCCGGTACCGGTTCAATCCCCGCTTGACGCTGGGAGTAGGTTGCACCAATCTGACCGACCGGCGCTATGCGATTCAAAAAGATTACCCCATGCCGGGGCGGTCGATCCAGGTGACCATGGAATATTTCTTTTAA
- a CDS encoding Crp/Fnr family transcriptional regulator, with protein sequence MLQKWLLSLRSCAIFRDISDSELQTMLECLKPLVSRYAAAETVALAGAPFTGLGIVLSGEVAVTKENAAGNRVIIAIFGPGELFGEIIAFAGDGRWPVTVVAQSDSEVMFLPPERIVGSCPRQCQSHHTLIMNMLRVFAGRALILNQKLEYLTMKSVRQKVSAYLWELHHKTGQTTFMLPLGRDDLADFLNLTRPSLSRELSRMRDDGVIDFHRASVKIKDLRRLQTEATGGGPVIKEERAQ encoded by the coding sequence ATGTTGCAAAAATGGCTACTTTCATTGCGGAGTTGCGCTATCTTTCGCGATATTTCCGATTCGGAACTCCAAACGATGCTGGAATGTTTGAAACCGTTAGTCAGCCGCTACGCCGCGGCTGAGACCGTCGCGCTGGCGGGCGCGCCTTTCACCGGCCTGGGGATCGTGCTTTCGGGCGAGGTGGCGGTGACGAAAGAGAATGCCGCCGGCAACCGGGTGATCATCGCCATCTTCGGCCCCGGCGAGCTATTTGGGGAGATCATCGCTTTCGCGGGGGATGGTCGCTGGCCGGTGACCGTGGTGGCTCAGAGCGACTCGGAAGTGATGTTTCTGCCGCCGGAGCGGATCGTGGGCAGTTGCCCCCGGCAATGCCAGAGCCATCACACGCTGATCATGAATATGTTGCGGGTCTTCGCCGGCCGGGCGTTGATCCTCAATCAAAAGCTGGAATACCTCACCATGAAGAGCGTCCGCCAAAAAGTGTCCGCTTACCTGTGGGAGTTGCACCATAAGACGGGCCAGACCACATTCATGCTGCCGCTGGGCCGGGACGATCTGGCCGATTTCCTGAATCTGACCCGGCCCTCGCTCTCCCGGGAGCTGAGCCGGATGCGGGATGACGGCGTCATCGATTTTCACCGGGCGTCGGTCAAGATCAAGGATCTGCGGCGGCTGCAGACGGAGGCGACGGGCGGTGGCCCCGTCATCAAGGAGGAGCGAGCGCAATGA
- a CDS encoding MotA/TolQ/ExbB proton channel family protein, protein MRLLELGGFFMIPLLICSVLTLAIIGERIYVYATTLKERLIDWEEPEEVIKDLRRHLMTLYTIIVIAPMLGLIGTVIGLMKSFHLLGQQVGNYNPKLLSSGISEALITTATGLVIAVVATIFYNYFHSRLEEYVADYNNDVKKEQEYGHE, encoded by the coding sequence ATGCGACTCTTGGAACTGGGCGGTTTTTTCATGATCCCGCTCCTGATCTGTTCGGTCCTGACCCTGGCCATCATTGGCGAACGGATTTATGTGTATGCCACGACCCTGAAAGAACGGCTGATTGATTGGGAGGAGCCGGAGGAAGTGATCAAGGACCTCCGCCGTCACCTGATGACCCTGTATACCATCATCGTCATCGCGCCGATGCTGGGGCTGATCGGGACGGTGATCGGCCTGATGAAGAGCTTTCATCTGCTCGGGCAGCAAGTCGGGAATTACAACCCCAAATTATTGAGCAGCGGGATCAGCGAGGCCCTGATCACCACCGCCACCGGCCTCGTCATCGCGGTGGTGGCCACGATCTTCTATAATTATTTCCACTCCCGGCTGGAGGAGTATGTTGCCGATTACAATAACGATGTCAAAAAAGAGCAAGAGTACGGCCATGAGTAA